A region of Dethiosulfovibrio russensis DNA encodes the following proteins:
- a CDS encoding GTPase → MEDLKDKRCPGCGARFQRNDPDGAGYLPEGKDPDGNVICKRCFQMKHYGVFKKASIKDSSIKRDISREVSGCSAIFLVVDICQFEISSSALDWVADLNKPVFVVINKCDVLSKWITPGEIASWASERLSVPLHRIHPLSALNRKSVRDLRNRIEDAFPPGSKILLLGTTNVGKSTLLSGLTGDDTPTISRLPGTTLGITQVKSRHSAITYVDVPGLKEVNPWLGKLCADCLTGLIPQKKLQSYSTVLKPGQCLSLGAIGWFVVDDAGERGWIKVEAFAADEMIFHRTTEDRLHELLAPYREDLFSLPCSSCWASLEGPDYVEYMEDFHVGLDIVLPGCGWFSVRSGYGNGRFYLPKGISPILRPVLVPSQKDRKGQSR, encoded by the coding sequence ATGGAAGACTTAAAGGATAAGAGATGTCCCGGGTGTGGTGCCCGTTTTCAGAGAAACGATCCTGATGGGGCAGGTTATCTCCCGGAGGGTAAAGACCCCGATGGTAACGTAATATGCAAAAGATGCTTTCAGATGAAACACTACGGGGTTTTCAAAAAAGCCTCCATAAAGGACAGCTCTATAAAAAGAGACATCTCCAGGGAAGTCTCTGGGTGTTCCGCGATCTTTCTCGTAGTGGACATATGCCAGTTCGAGATATCCTCCAGTGCCTTGGATTGGGTGGCCGATCTCAACAAGCCGGTTTTCGTCGTTATAAATAAATGTGACGTATTATCCAAGTGGATCACTCCAGGGGAAATAGCCTCCTGGGCTTCCGAAAGGCTATCGGTGCCGCTCCATAGAATACACCCTCTGTCCGCCTTGAACCGGAAATCAGTCAGAGATCTTAGAAATAGGATAGAGGATGCCTTTCCTCCGGGAAGTAAAATATTGCTTCTCGGAACCACTAATGTAGGGAAAAGCACCCTTCTGAGCGGACTGACGGGGGACGATACTCCCACTATCTCCCGGCTCCCTGGAACTACTTTAGGGATAACCCAGGTAAAGAGTCGCCATAGCGCCATCACCTACGTAGACGTGCCGGGACTGAAGGAGGTCAACCCATGGCTAGGGAAGCTGTGTGCTGACTGTCTGACCGGGCTGATACCACAGAAAAAACTTCAGAGTTATTCCACCGTGCTCAAACCGGGACAATGTCTGTCTTTAGGTGCTATCGGCTGGTTTGTCGTAGACGATGCGGGAGAACGAGGATGGATAAAGGTGGAGGCCTTTGCCGCCGACGAGATGATCTTCCATCGGACCACCGAAGATCGATTGCATGAACTTCTGGCTCCCTACAGGGAGGACCTTTTCTCTCTTCCCTGTTCGAGCTGTTGGGCCTCCCTGGAGGGCCCGGACTACGTCGAATACATGGAGGATTTTCACGTCGGGCTCGACATAGTCTTGCCTGGATGTGGCTGGTTTTCCGTACGGAGCGG
- the mltG gene encoding endolytic transglycosylase MltG produces MISLIVSISATTLWLMFPDWWYDVCVMPFRSSPAVDFRISPGVRASRIAEDLVDEGISVSRGNLIRFMVRSGLDRKLRPGLYSLIPGPSWRVVEQLLNQEPLQFKITLIPGTPLGDYFPFEENYVSRDNEMQLSKSFFPEDMVDLLPSVPVYRAAYLLPETYHLPELNPESLVSQASRLWWNLLGKRMPKASKDVFDLAIKASLVERESLKDEERPVIAGVIENRLKRGMPLQIDATVVYALKLKGRDVKRVSYKDLKVDSPYNTYRIPGLPPSPICIPSAASWKAVLSPDEHGYLYYVADGTGGHVFSRTYEQHRRAIRKVRN; encoded by the coding sequence ATGATTTCCTTGATCGTATCCATATCGGCGACGACGTTGTGGCTTATGTTTCCCGATTGGTGGTACGATGTATGTGTTATGCCCTTTCGTTCGTCTCCTGCGGTCGATTTTCGGATCTCTCCTGGAGTAAGGGCATCTCGAATAGCGGAGGATCTCGTCGACGAAGGAATATCTGTCAGCAGGGGAAATCTGATCCGTTTTATGGTCCGATCCGGACTGGACAGAAAACTAAGGCCGGGACTTTACAGCCTAATCCCAGGGCCCAGCTGGAGGGTCGTGGAACAACTGTTAAATCAGGAGCCGTTACAGTTCAAGATAACCTTGATCCCCGGAACTCCACTGGGCGACTATTTTCCGTTCGAGGAAAATTACGTATCTAGAGATAACGAGATGCAGCTTTCCAAGAGTTTTTTTCCCGAAGATATGGTGGACCTACTGCCGTCCGTGCCTGTTTACAGAGCGGCCTATCTTCTCCCCGAGACATACCATCTACCGGAACTGAATCCGGAGTCTCTTGTCTCTCAGGCCTCGAGATTATGGTGGAATCTGCTGGGGAAACGCATGCCGAAAGCGTCGAAAGACGTCTTCGATCTGGCCATAAAGGCATCTCTGGTGGAGAGGGAATCCCTTAAAGACGAGGAGCGTCCCGTAATCGCCGGAGTTATAGAAAACAGATTGAAAAGGGGAATGCCCTTACAGATAGACGCCACCGTCGTCTATGCCTTGAAGCTTAAGGGACGAGATGTCAAGAGGGTTTCCTATAAGGATCTGAAGGTCGATTCCCCTTACAATACATACAGGATACCGGGCTTGCCGCCTTCTCCGATATGCATACCCTCGGCTGCATCGTGGAAAGCGGTGTTATCGCCGGATGAACACGGTTATCTCTACTATGTGGCGGACGGTACGGGAGGTCATGTCTTCTCCCGCACCTATGAACAGCATAGAAGGGCTATAAGAAAGGTCCGTAATTGA